The Brachyhypopomus gauderio isolate BG-103 chromosome 1, BGAUD_0.2, whole genome shotgun sequence genome includes a window with the following:
- the LOC143512536 gene encoding inter-alpha-trypsin inhibitor heavy chain H3-like isoform X3 encodes MAKVTVRLTLLGVLCICVISAPTKKERDVDIYSFHINSTVTSRYAITVITSRVANRLNESKEIHFEVKISKNAFISKFRMTIEGKSYDGIVKEKEEAQHQYSQAVSRGESAGIVSSVGRTLEEFKTSVTVAAFSKVTFELTYEELLKRRLGKYQLLINAQPMQPVSDFKIDVYIQESPGIAFLDVGGGLSTDELTKAITTSRSERKAWVNFYPTLEQQTQCKSCSQDGLNGDLLITYEIENGYFVHYFAPMNIQRIPKNVVFIIDRSGSMHGRKIHQTRLAMLKILGDLAGDDYFGLITFDSYIDVWKPELLQATESNLKTAKAFVKEIQDRGATDINAAVLKGVELINSHPREGTASILILLTDGDPTSGETNIERIQANVKSAIKGKFPLYCLGFGFDVNFNFLEKMALENNGAARRIYEDSDADLQLQGFYVEVATPLLTHVQMNYTGVKNITQASFSQYYNGSEIVVAGQITDNNLETFQAEVIAVSTGHSVTYKDPSAEALEPEKYFTVQRIWAYISVKQLLEKEVTLEGEAKEAAKKEALDLSLKYKFVTPLTSMVVTKPQEEETQVAHKPKEGKQHPSLDTPDRSAIPHHPGFPILASHPGHHGLPGPPGQPGPPSLGGGGYNHFQPGPDVDGISDMLYDDYVVHAIQDYRVPVRPTTITRVDITATSPPVSGVRFIISAHGQPNPICYDIPAAQKLRLLQDSSSEFTMTGELVLNGGKGFKQMALHYEEKLLILSTHKINYSDGQNIKTFVWGQDSSNLQTNNVSLILRDNEMDVTMGTVRVIFFLHAKSGDAFLWPAVRQQPIGMQGILGKTEIQYEELPGSLVKIKDQEIKASWSTAVDYRLHSAPSIKCWLVPFQSAMQGELSDYTVLQL; translated from the exons ATGGCCAAAGTCACAGTTCGACTAACCCTCCTTGGAGTCTTATGTATCTGCGTCATCTCTGCTCCTACCAAGAAG GAGCGGGATGTTGACATCTACAGCTTCCACATCAATTCTACAGTAACAAGCCGTTATGCCATCACAGTCATCACAAGCCGAGTGGCAAACAGGCTCAACGAGTCCAAAGAGATTCATTTCGAGGTCAAGATATCCAAGAATGCTTTCATCAGTAAATTCAGGAT GACTATAGAAGGAAAGAGCTACGATGGGATTGTGAAGGAGAAGGAAGAGGCCCAACATCAGTACAGCCAGGCTGTGTCTCGTGGAGAAAGTGCTGGAATAGTCAG TTCGGTAGGAAGAACTTTGGAGGAATTTAAAACCTCTGTAACAGTGGCTGCTTTCAGTAAAGTGACCTTTGAACTCACCTATGAGGAGCTGTTAAAGAGACGCCTGGGCAAATATCAGTTGCTCATCAATGCCCAACCGATGCAGCCTGTGTCCGACTTCAAG ATTGATGTGTACATTCAAGAGAGTCCTGGCATTGCCTTTTTGGATGTGGGAGGAGGACTGAGCACGGATGAGCTGACCAAAGCCATTACTACTTCTCGAAGTGAGCGAAAG GCATGGGTGAACTTCTATCCTACCCTTGAGCAGCAGACCCAGTGTAAAAGCTGCAGCCAGGATGGACTAAACGGGGACCTTCTTATAACATATGAG ATAGAAAATGGCTATTTTGTCCACTACTTTGCACCTATGAATATTCAGCGAATCCCCAAAAACGTAGTCTTCATTATTGACCGGAGTGGCTCTATGCACGGACGGAAAATACATCAG ACCCGTTTGGCGATGCTGAAGATTTTGGGAGATCTAGCTGGGGATGATTACTTTGGCCTGATCACCTTTGACAGTTATATAGACGTCTGGAAACCTGAACTCCTCCAAGCCACAGAGAGCAACCTGAAGACTGCAAAGGCCTTTGTGAAGGAGATACAAGATCGAGGAG CTACTGACATCAACGCTGCTGTGCTGAAGGGGGTGGAGCTGATCAACAGCCACCCACGAGAAGGCACCGCATCCATCCTCATCCTGCTGACTGATGGAGACCCCACTTCAG GTGAAACCAACATAGAGAGGATTCAGGCCAATGTGAAAAGTGCCATTAAGGGGAAATTTCCCCTGTACTGTCTGGGGTTTGGATTTGATGTTAACTTTAATTTCTTGGAGAAAATGGCACTGGAGAACAATGGAGCAGCTCGCAGGATCTACGAGGACTCTGATGCTGATCTTCAGCTCCAG GGTTTCTATGTGGAGGTTGCTACCCCTCTGTTAACTCATGTCCAAATGAACTATACTGGAGTAAAAAACATCACCCAGGCCAGTTTCAGCCAGTACTACAATGGCTCAGAGATTGTAGTTGCTGGTCAAATCACAGACAACAACCTGGAAACTTTCCAAGCGGAGGTTATCGCAGTCTCA ACAGGCCATAGTGTGACATACAAGGATCCATCGGCTGAAGCTTTAGAacctgaaaaatatttcacagtCCAGAGAATATGGGCATACATATCAGTAAAACAACTACTAGAGAAAGA AGTGACACTTGAAGGGGAGGCAAAAGAAGCAGCCAAAAAAGAAGCCCTGGATCTCTCTCTCAAATACAAGTTTGTGACTCCACTCACCTCTATGGTGGTCACCAAACCTCAGGAAGAGGAGACGCAGGTCGCGCACAAACCCAAAGAGGGGAAGCAGCATCCATCTTTGGACACACCGGACAGAT CAGCGATACCACATCATCCTGGTTTTCCTATCCTGGCTAGTCACCCTGGTCATCATGGCCTTCCTGGTCCTCCTGGTCAGCCTGGTCCTCCTAGTCTAGGTGGTGGTGGTTATAATCATTTTCAACCAGGCCCAG ATGTTGATGGCATCTCAG ACATGTTATATGATGATTATGTTGTTCATGCTATACAAG ATTACAGGGTGCCAGTGCGACCCACAACCATAACCAGAGTGGATATTACAGCCACTTCTCCCCCAG TGAGTGGTGTGAGGTTCATAATTTCTGCTCATGGTCAGCCCAATCCGATCTGTTATGACATCCCTGCAGCACAGAAGCTCCGTCTCCTGCAGGACTCCTCCTCAG AATTCACTATGACTGGTGAGCTTGTGTTGAATGGAGGAAAGGGTTTCAAGCAAATGGCTCTCCATTATGAAGAGAAACTGCTCATCCTCAGCACCCATAAGATCAACTACTCTGATGGACAGAATATAAAGACATTTGTGTGGGGGCAGGATTCTAGCAACCTTCAGACAAACAA TGTGTCTTTGATTCTAAGAGACAATGAAATGGATGTCACCATGGGAACAGTGCGAGTTATTTTCTTCCTTCATGCAAAAAGTGGAGATGCATTTCTGTGGCCTGCTGTTCGACAACAGCCAATAGGCATGCAGGGCATTCtcg
- the LOC143512536 gene encoding inter-alpha-trypsin inhibitor heavy chain H3-like isoform X4 has protein sequence MAKVTVRLTLLGVLCICVISAPTKKERDVDIYSFHINSTVTSRYAITVITSRVANRLNESKEIHFEVKISKNAFISKFRMTIEGKSYDGIVKEKEEAQHQYSQAVSRGESAGIVSSVGRTLEEFKTSVTVAAFSKVTFELTYEELLKRRLGKYQLLINAQPMQPVSDFKIDVYIQESPGIAFLDVGGGLSTDELTKAITTSRSERKAWVNFYPTLEQQTQCKSCSQDGLNGDLLITYEVERAKYNSGEVRIENGYFVHYFAPMNIQRIPKNVVFIIDRSGSMHGRKIHQTRLAMLKILGDLAGDDYFGLITFDSYIDVWKPELLQATESNLKTAKAFVKEIQDRGATDINAAVLKGVELINSHPREGTASILILLTDGDPTSGETNIERIQANVKSAIKGKFPLYCLGFGFDVNFNFLEKMALENNGAARRIYEDSDADLQLQTGHSVTYKDPSAEALEPEKYFTVQRIWAYISVKQLLEKEVTLEGEAKEAAKKEALDLSLKYKFVTPLTSMVVTKPQEEETQVAHKPKEGKQHPSLDTPDRSAIPHHPGFPILASHPGHHGLPGPPGQPGPPSLGGGGYNHFQPGPDVDGISDMLYDDYVVHAIQDYRVPVRPTTITRVDITATSPPVSGVRFIISAHGQPNPICYDIPAAQKLRLLQDSSSEFTMTGELVLNGGKGFKQMALHYEEKLLILSTHKINYSDGQNIKTFVWGQDSSNLQTNNVSLILRDNEMDVTMGTVRVIFFLHAKSGDAFLWPAVRQQPIGMQGILGKTEIQYEELPGSLVKIKDQEIKASWSTAVDYRLHSAPSIKCWLVPFQSAMQGELSDYTVLQL, from the exons ATGGCCAAAGTCACAGTTCGACTAACCCTCCTTGGAGTCTTATGTATCTGCGTCATCTCTGCTCCTACCAAGAAG GAGCGGGATGTTGACATCTACAGCTTCCACATCAATTCTACAGTAACAAGCCGTTATGCCATCACAGTCATCACAAGCCGAGTGGCAAACAGGCTCAACGAGTCCAAAGAGATTCATTTCGAGGTCAAGATATCCAAGAATGCTTTCATCAGTAAATTCAGGAT GACTATAGAAGGAAAGAGCTACGATGGGATTGTGAAGGAGAAGGAAGAGGCCCAACATCAGTACAGCCAGGCTGTGTCTCGTGGAGAAAGTGCTGGAATAGTCAG TTCGGTAGGAAGAACTTTGGAGGAATTTAAAACCTCTGTAACAGTGGCTGCTTTCAGTAAAGTGACCTTTGAACTCACCTATGAGGAGCTGTTAAAGAGACGCCTGGGCAAATATCAGTTGCTCATCAATGCCCAACCGATGCAGCCTGTGTCCGACTTCAAG ATTGATGTGTACATTCAAGAGAGTCCTGGCATTGCCTTTTTGGATGTGGGAGGAGGACTGAGCACGGATGAGCTGACCAAAGCCATTACTACTTCTCGAAGTGAGCGAAAG GCATGGGTGAACTTCTATCCTACCCTTGAGCAGCAGACCCAGTGTAAAAGCTGCAGCCAGGATGGACTAAACGGGGACCTTCTTATAACATATGAGGTAGAAAGAGCCAAGTACAACAGTGGAGAAGTGCGG ATAGAAAATGGCTATTTTGTCCACTACTTTGCACCTATGAATATTCAGCGAATCCCCAAAAACGTAGTCTTCATTATTGACCGGAGTGGCTCTATGCACGGACGGAAAATACATCAG ACCCGTTTGGCGATGCTGAAGATTTTGGGAGATCTAGCTGGGGATGATTACTTTGGCCTGATCACCTTTGACAGTTATATAGACGTCTGGAAACCTGAACTCCTCCAAGCCACAGAGAGCAACCTGAAGACTGCAAAGGCCTTTGTGAAGGAGATACAAGATCGAGGAG CTACTGACATCAACGCTGCTGTGCTGAAGGGGGTGGAGCTGATCAACAGCCACCCACGAGAAGGCACCGCATCCATCCTCATCCTGCTGACTGATGGAGACCCCACTTCAG GTGAAACCAACATAGAGAGGATTCAGGCCAATGTGAAAAGTGCCATTAAGGGGAAATTTCCCCTGTACTGTCTGGGGTTTGGATTTGATGTTAACTTTAATTTCTTGGAGAAAATGGCACTGGAGAACAATGGAGCAGCTCGCAGGATCTACGAGGACTCTGATGCTGATCTTCAGCTCCAG ACAGGCCATAGTGTGACATACAAGGATCCATCGGCTGAAGCTTTAGAacctgaaaaatatttcacagtCCAGAGAATATGGGCATACATATCAGTAAAACAACTACTAGAGAAAGA AGTGACACTTGAAGGGGAGGCAAAAGAAGCAGCCAAAAAAGAAGCCCTGGATCTCTCTCTCAAATACAAGTTTGTGACTCCACTCACCTCTATGGTGGTCACCAAACCTCAGGAAGAGGAGACGCAGGTCGCGCACAAACCCAAAGAGGGGAAGCAGCATCCATCTTTGGACACACCGGACAGAT CAGCGATACCACATCATCCTGGTTTTCCTATCCTGGCTAGTCACCCTGGTCATCATGGCCTTCCTGGTCCTCCTGGTCAGCCTGGTCCTCCTAGTCTAGGTGGTGGTGGTTATAATCATTTTCAACCAGGCCCAG ATGTTGATGGCATCTCAG ACATGTTATATGATGATTATGTTGTTCATGCTATACAAG ATTACAGGGTGCCAGTGCGACCCACAACCATAACCAGAGTGGATATTACAGCCACTTCTCCCCCAG TGAGTGGTGTGAGGTTCATAATTTCTGCTCATGGTCAGCCCAATCCGATCTGTTATGACATCCCTGCAGCACAGAAGCTCCGTCTCCTGCAGGACTCCTCCTCAG AATTCACTATGACTGGTGAGCTTGTGTTGAATGGAGGAAAGGGTTTCAAGCAAATGGCTCTCCATTATGAAGAGAAACTGCTCATCCTCAGCACCCATAAGATCAACTACTCTGATGGACAGAATATAAAGACATTTGTGTGGGGGCAGGATTCTAGCAACCTTCAGACAAACAA TGTGTCTTTGATTCTAAGAGACAATGAAATGGATGTCACCATGGGAACAGTGCGAGTTATTTTCTTCCTTCATGCAAAAAGTGGAGATGCATTTCTGTGGCCTGCTGTTCGACAACAGCCAATAGGCATGCAGGGCATTCtcg
- the LOC143512536 gene encoding inter-alpha-trypsin inhibitor heavy chain H3-like isoform X2, which produces MAKVTVRLTLLGVLCICVISAPTKKERDVDIYSFHINSTVTSRYAITVITSRVANRLNESKEIHFEVKISKNAFISKFRMTIEGKSYDGIVKEKEEAQHQYSQAVSRGESAGIVSSVGRTLEEFKTSVTVAAFSKVTFELTYEELLKRRLGKYQLLINAQPMQPVSDFKIDVYIQESPGIAFLDVGGGLSTDELTKAITTSRSERKAWVNFYPTLEQQTQCKSCSQDGLNGDLLITYEVERAKYNSGEVRIENGYFVHYFAPMNIQRIPKNVVFIIDRSGSMHGRKIHQTRLAMLKILGDLAGDDYFGLITFDSYIDVWKPELLQATESNLKTAKAFVKEIQDRGATDINAAVLKGVELINSHPREGTASILILLTDGDPTSGETNIERIQANVKSAIKGKFPLYCLGFGFDVNFNFLEKMALENNGAARRIYEDSDADLQLQGFYVEVATPLLTHVQMNYTGVKNITQASFSQYYNGSEIVVAGQITDNNLETFQAEVIAVSTGHSVTYKDPSAEALEPEKYFTVQRIWAYISVKQLLEKEVTLEGEAKEAAKKEALDLSLKYKFVTPLTSMVVTKPQEEETQVAHKPKEGKQHPSLDTPDRSIPHHPGFPILASHPGHHGLPGPPGQPGPPSLGGGGYNHFQPGPDVDGISDMLYDDYVVHAIQDYRVPVRPTTITRVDITATSPPVSGVRFIISAHGQPNPICYDIPAAQKLRLLQDSSSEFTMTGELVLNGGKGFKQMALHYEEKLLILSTHKINYSDGQNIKTFVWGQDSSNLQTNNVSLILRDNEMDVTMGTVRVIFFLHAKSGDAFLWPAVRQQPIGMQGILGKTEIQYEELPGSLVKIKDQEIKASWSTAVDYRLHSAPSIKCWLVPFQSAMQGELSDYTVLQL; this is translated from the exons ATGGCCAAAGTCACAGTTCGACTAACCCTCCTTGGAGTCTTATGTATCTGCGTCATCTCTGCTCCTACCAAGAAG GAGCGGGATGTTGACATCTACAGCTTCCACATCAATTCTACAGTAACAAGCCGTTATGCCATCACAGTCATCACAAGCCGAGTGGCAAACAGGCTCAACGAGTCCAAAGAGATTCATTTCGAGGTCAAGATATCCAAGAATGCTTTCATCAGTAAATTCAGGAT GACTATAGAAGGAAAGAGCTACGATGGGATTGTGAAGGAGAAGGAAGAGGCCCAACATCAGTACAGCCAGGCTGTGTCTCGTGGAGAAAGTGCTGGAATAGTCAG TTCGGTAGGAAGAACTTTGGAGGAATTTAAAACCTCTGTAACAGTGGCTGCTTTCAGTAAAGTGACCTTTGAACTCACCTATGAGGAGCTGTTAAAGAGACGCCTGGGCAAATATCAGTTGCTCATCAATGCCCAACCGATGCAGCCTGTGTCCGACTTCAAG ATTGATGTGTACATTCAAGAGAGTCCTGGCATTGCCTTTTTGGATGTGGGAGGAGGACTGAGCACGGATGAGCTGACCAAAGCCATTACTACTTCTCGAAGTGAGCGAAAG GCATGGGTGAACTTCTATCCTACCCTTGAGCAGCAGACCCAGTGTAAAAGCTGCAGCCAGGATGGACTAAACGGGGACCTTCTTATAACATATGAGGTAGAAAGAGCCAAGTACAACAGTGGAGAAGTGCGG ATAGAAAATGGCTATTTTGTCCACTACTTTGCACCTATGAATATTCAGCGAATCCCCAAAAACGTAGTCTTCATTATTGACCGGAGTGGCTCTATGCACGGACGGAAAATACATCAG ACCCGTTTGGCGATGCTGAAGATTTTGGGAGATCTAGCTGGGGATGATTACTTTGGCCTGATCACCTTTGACAGTTATATAGACGTCTGGAAACCTGAACTCCTCCAAGCCACAGAGAGCAACCTGAAGACTGCAAAGGCCTTTGTGAAGGAGATACAAGATCGAGGAG CTACTGACATCAACGCTGCTGTGCTGAAGGGGGTGGAGCTGATCAACAGCCACCCACGAGAAGGCACCGCATCCATCCTCATCCTGCTGACTGATGGAGACCCCACTTCAG GTGAAACCAACATAGAGAGGATTCAGGCCAATGTGAAAAGTGCCATTAAGGGGAAATTTCCCCTGTACTGTCTGGGGTTTGGATTTGATGTTAACTTTAATTTCTTGGAGAAAATGGCACTGGAGAACAATGGAGCAGCTCGCAGGATCTACGAGGACTCTGATGCTGATCTTCAGCTCCAG GGTTTCTATGTGGAGGTTGCTACCCCTCTGTTAACTCATGTCCAAATGAACTATACTGGAGTAAAAAACATCACCCAGGCCAGTTTCAGCCAGTACTACAATGGCTCAGAGATTGTAGTTGCTGGTCAAATCACAGACAACAACCTGGAAACTTTCCAAGCGGAGGTTATCGCAGTCTCA ACAGGCCATAGTGTGACATACAAGGATCCATCGGCTGAAGCTTTAGAacctgaaaaatatttcacagtCCAGAGAATATGGGCATACATATCAGTAAAACAACTACTAGAGAAAGA AGTGACACTTGAAGGGGAGGCAAAAGAAGCAGCCAAAAAAGAAGCCCTGGATCTCTCTCTCAAATACAAGTTTGTGACTCCACTCACCTCTATGGTGGTCACCAAACCTCAGGAAGAGGAGACGCAGGTCGCGCACAAACCCAAAGAGGGGAAGCAGCATCCATCTTTGGACACACCGGACAGAT CGATACCACATCATCCTGGTTTTCCTATCCTGGCTAGTCACCCTGGTCATCATGGCCTTCCTGGTCCTCCTGGTCAGCCTGGTCCTCCTAGTCTAGGTGGTGGTGGTTATAATCATTTTCAACCAGGCCCAG ATGTTGATGGCATCTCAG ACATGTTATATGATGATTATGTTGTTCATGCTATACAAG ATTACAGGGTGCCAGTGCGACCCACAACCATAACCAGAGTGGATATTACAGCCACTTCTCCCCCAG TGAGTGGTGTGAGGTTCATAATTTCTGCTCATGGTCAGCCCAATCCGATCTGTTATGACATCCCTGCAGCACAGAAGCTCCGTCTCCTGCAGGACTCCTCCTCAG AATTCACTATGACTGGTGAGCTTGTGTTGAATGGAGGAAAGGGTTTCAAGCAAATGGCTCTCCATTATGAAGAGAAACTGCTCATCCTCAGCACCCATAAGATCAACTACTCTGATGGACAGAATATAAAGACATTTGTGTGGGGGCAGGATTCTAGCAACCTTCAGACAAACAA TGTGTCTTTGATTCTAAGAGACAATGAAATGGATGTCACCATGGGAACAGTGCGAGTTATTTTCTTCCTTCATGCAAAAAGTGGAGATGCATTTCTGTGGCCTGCTGTTCGACAACAGCCAATAGGCATGCAGGGCATTCtcg
- the LOC143512536 gene encoding inter-alpha-trypsin inhibitor heavy chain H3-like isoform X1 has protein sequence MAKVTVRLTLLGVLCICVISAPTKKERDVDIYSFHINSTVTSRYAITVITSRVANRLNESKEIHFEVKISKNAFISKFRMTIEGKSYDGIVKEKEEAQHQYSQAVSRGESAGIVSSVGRTLEEFKTSVTVAAFSKVTFELTYEELLKRRLGKYQLLINAQPMQPVSDFKIDVYIQESPGIAFLDVGGGLSTDELTKAITTSRSERKAWVNFYPTLEQQTQCKSCSQDGLNGDLLITYEVERAKYNSGEVRIENGYFVHYFAPMNIQRIPKNVVFIIDRSGSMHGRKIHQTRLAMLKILGDLAGDDYFGLITFDSYIDVWKPELLQATESNLKTAKAFVKEIQDRGATDINAAVLKGVELINSHPREGTASILILLTDGDPTSGETNIERIQANVKSAIKGKFPLYCLGFGFDVNFNFLEKMALENNGAARRIYEDSDADLQLQGFYVEVATPLLTHVQMNYTGVKNITQASFSQYYNGSEIVVAGQITDNNLETFQAEVIAVSTGHSVTYKDPSAEALEPEKYFTVQRIWAYISVKQLLEKEVTLEGEAKEAAKKEALDLSLKYKFVTPLTSMVVTKPQEEETQVAHKPKEGKQHPSLDTPDRSAIPHHPGFPILASHPGHHGLPGPPGQPGPPSLGGGGYNHFQPGPDVDGISDMLYDDYVVHAIQDYRVPVRPTTITRVDITATSPPVSGVRFIISAHGQPNPICYDIPAAQKLRLLQDSSSEFTMTGELVLNGGKGFKQMALHYEEKLLILSTHKINYSDGQNIKTFVWGQDSSNLQTNNVSLILRDNEMDVTMGTVRVIFFLHAKSGDAFLWPAVRQQPIGMQGILGKTEIQYEELPGSLVKIKDQEIKASWSTAVDYRLHSAPSIKCWLVPFQSAMQGELSDYTVLQL, from the exons ATGGCCAAAGTCACAGTTCGACTAACCCTCCTTGGAGTCTTATGTATCTGCGTCATCTCTGCTCCTACCAAGAAG GAGCGGGATGTTGACATCTACAGCTTCCACATCAATTCTACAGTAACAAGCCGTTATGCCATCACAGTCATCACAAGCCGAGTGGCAAACAGGCTCAACGAGTCCAAAGAGATTCATTTCGAGGTCAAGATATCCAAGAATGCTTTCATCAGTAAATTCAGGAT GACTATAGAAGGAAAGAGCTACGATGGGATTGTGAAGGAGAAGGAAGAGGCCCAACATCAGTACAGCCAGGCTGTGTCTCGTGGAGAAAGTGCTGGAATAGTCAG TTCGGTAGGAAGAACTTTGGAGGAATTTAAAACCTCTGTAACAGTGGCTGCTTTCAGTAAAGTGACCTTTGAACTCACCTATGAGGAGCTGTTAAAGAGACGCCTGGGCAAATATCAGTTGCTCATCAATGCCCAACCGATGCAGCCTGTGTCCGACTTCAAG ATTGATGTGTACATTCAAGAGAGTCCTGGCATTGCCTTTTTGGATGTGGGAGGAGGACTGAGCACGGATGAGCTGACCAAAGCCATTACTACTTCTCGAAGTGAGCGAAAG GCATGGGTGAACTTCTATCCTACCCTTGAGCAGCAGACCCAGTGTAAAAGCTGCAGCCAGGATGGACTAAACGGGGACCTTCTTATAACATATGAGGTAGAAAGAGCCAAGTACAACAGTGGAGAAGTGCGG ATAGAAAATGGCTATTTTGTCCACTACTTTGCACCTATGAATATTCAGCGAATCCCCAAAAACGTAGTCTTCATTATTGACCGGAGTGGCTCTATGCACGGACGGAAAATACATCAG ACCCGTTTGGCGATGCTGAAGATTTTGGGAGATCTAGCTGGGGATGATTACTTTGGCCTGATCACCTTTGACAGTTATATAGACGTCTGGAAACCTGAACTCCTCCAAGCCACAGAGAGCAACCTGAAGACTGCAAAGGCCTTTGTGAAGGAGATACAAGATCGAGGAG CTACTGACATCAACGCTGCTGTGCTGAAGGGGGTGGAGCTGATCAACAGCCACCCACGAGAAGGCACCGCATCCATCCTCATCCTGCTGACTGATGGAGACCCCACTTCAG GTGAAACCAACATAGAGAGGATTCAGGCCAATGTGAAAAGTGCCATTAAGGGGAAATTTCCCCTGTACTGTCTGGGGTTTGGATTTGATGTTAACTTTAATTTCTTGGAGAAAATGGCACTGGAGAACAATGGAGCAGCTCGCAGGATCTACGAGGACTCTGATGCTGATCTTCAGCTCCAG GGTTTCTATGTGGAGGTTGCTACCCCTCTGTTAACTCATGTCCAAATGAACTATACTGGAGTAAAAAACATCACCCAGGCCAGTTTCAGCCAGTACTACAATGGCTCAGAGATTGTAGTTGCTGGTCAAATCACAGACAACAACCTGGAAACTTTCCAAGCGGAGGTTATCGCAGTCTCA ACAGGCCATAGTGTGACATACAAGGATCCATCGGCTGAAGCTTTAGAacctgaaaaatatttcacagtCCAGAGAATATGGGCATACATATCAGTAAAACAACTACTAGAGAAAGA AGTGACACTTGAAGGGGAGGCAAAAGAAGCAGCCAAAAAAGAAGCCCTGGATCTCTCTCTCAAATACAAGTTTGTGACTCCACTCACCTCTATGGTGGTCACCAAACCTCAGGAAGAGGAGACGCAGGTCGCGCACAAACCCAAAGAGGGGAAGCAGCATCCATCTTTGGACACACCGGACAGAT CAGCGATACCACATCATCCTGGTTTTCCTATCCTGGCTAGTCACCCTGGTCATCATGGCCTTCCTGGTCCTCCTGGTCAGCCTGGTCCTCCTAGTCTAGGTGGTGGTGGTTATAATCATTTTCAACCAGGCCCAG ATGTTGATGGCATCTCAG ACATGTTATATGATGATTATGTTGTTCATGCTATACAAG ATTACAGGGTGCCAGTGCGACCCACAACCATAACCAGAGTGGATATTACAGCCACTTCTCCCCCAG TGAGTGGTGTGAGGTTCATAATTTCTGCTCATGGTCAGCCCAATCCGATCTGTTATGACATCCCTGCAGCACAGAAGCTCCGTCTCCTGCAGGACTCCTCCTCAG AATTCACTATGACTGGTGAGCTTGTGTTGAATGGAGGAAAGGGTTTCAAGCAAATGGCTCTCCATTATGAAGAGAAACTGCTCATCCTCAGCACCCATAAGATCAACTACTCTGATGGACAGAATATAAAGACATTTGTGTGGGGGCAGGATTCTAGCAACCTTCAGACAAACAA TGTGTCTTTGATTCTAAGAGACAATGAAATGGATGTCACCATGGGAACAGTGCGAGTTATTTTCTTCCTTCATGCAAAAAGTGGAGATGCATTTCTGTGGCCTGCTGTTCGACAACAGCCAATAGGCATGCAGGGCATTCtcg